GCGGCGTACTGGGCCGCCTTGAAGCGCGAGTCGGGCTCGTTGCGCCGGTTTTGCAGTTGGACCATGGCCGCCTCGAAGGGGAGTTCCCATGACCGGGGCGCATAGGGGATGCCCATGTGGAGGAGTTCCAGGCTGGAGTCCGCGTCGGCGCGCAATGCCGAGAGGAAAATGGCGCCGTAGCGGTAGGCGTCCTTGAAATACGGGTCGAGCCGGACCGTGGTGAAGACCATCTGCTCGAGCCACTCGAAAACGCGCCGGCCCCGGTTCTCGATGGCCGTGTACTGGATGCAGCGCAGCCACAGGAGGTCCGCAATGACGGGGCTCAGCCCGGCGGTGAAGTGGGTCAGGAGCTTCTCATTCGGCAGGTAGAGCACGTCCCCGGCGGGGTCGGCGGACTTCGCCCGGTCCGCGCCGAACTGCGCGCCGACCGCCGCGGCGTAGCACAGTGCGGCCGCCAGCAGCCAGGTGACAACGCGCCGCCGCGCCCTCACGGCGGGCAGTGTGGCGGGTTCCGCGCTCACAGGTCGCGCCCCTCGAAGGCCAGGCAGGCCAGCCAGAGCAGGGCGGCGGTGTATGCCGCGCCGTAGGCCAGGGCCCAGGCCACGTAGACCCAGGACACGGCAATGCCGTTGGCGGCCTCGGCCTGGATGTTGAAGTTGGACAGGTTTGGGATGACGTAGTAGGCCGCCTCGAGCACGGCCTTGGCGGCGGTGCCGTCAAACTGCGGGGGCAGGTCGCGGAACACGCCCGTGGCGTGGCCGAAGACGTAGGCGCAGAAGACGATGATCGCGCCGAGAATGGGCGAGGTGGCCGCGGAGAGCAGGACGGCCAGGGCGGTCACCAGCAGCAGTTTCCAGTAAATGAGCAGGACGGCCTGGAAGAAGACGGTGTCCGGCCGGCCGCCCAGAAAGAGCAGGTAGACGGAGGAGACCAGCGCCATGGCGCCCACGGCCACCGCCAGCAGGAGCATCAAGCCGGCATACTTGCCCAGCACGAACTCGTACCGGTGCATGGGCTGCGAGACGATGGTGTAGAGGGTCTTCTTGTCCATCTCCTTATAGAGCAGGCTGGCGCCGATGAAGATGGCGATGAGCGCGCCGAAGACCGACATGGCGGCCAGGCAGATGTCCTTGACAATCTTGAGGTCCTGCCCCACGCTGATCCAGCCCAGGGCCTTCGAGCCGAGGATAGCCGCCGCCGCGAAGAGCAGCAGCACGTAGAGCACCTTGTCCCGCACGGACTCGCGGAACGTGTTTCCGGCAACCGTGATGATGCGTGTCATTCCGTCTCCCTTTCCGAAACCGCCGCCAGTTGGACCCGCGTGAAGAAATCCTCAAGGGTTTCTTGGACCGGGTTCAGCCCCAGAAGGCGGCCGCCCCGGCGCAGGGCGCCCTCCGCCAGCGCGTTCGCCGCGTCCAGGTCCGGCGCGGTGAAATGGTCCGTCCCGTCCACCCGCCGCCACTCCGCGCCCTCCCCGGCCAGCGCCGCCGCGTCCGGCTCCGCGAGACCCGCCACGCGCAGCTCGACCCGTTTTGTCACCCGGCCCGGCAGCGCGTCAATCCGCCCCTCATGCGCCAGCCGCCCTGCCACCAGAATCCCCACCCGATCGCAGATTTCCTCGACATCCCCCAGCACATGGGAGCTGAAAAAGACGGTTTT
This genomic window from Candidatus Hydrogenedentota bacterium contains:
- a CDS encoding ABC transporter permease subunit, which translates into the protein MTRIITVAGNTFRESVRDKVLYVLLLFAAAAILGSKALGWISVGQDLKIVKDICLAAMSVFGALIAIFIGASLLYKEMDKKTLYTIVSQPMHRYEFVLGKYAGLMLLLAVAVGAMALVSSVYLLFLGGRPDTVFFQAVLLIYWKLLLVTALAVLLSAATSPILGAIIVFCAYVFGHATGVFRDLPPQFDGTAAKAVLEAAYYVIPNLSNFNIQAEAANGIAVSWVYVAWALAYGAAYTAALLWLACLAFEGRDL